A single Ammospiza caudacuta isolate bAmmCau1 chromosome 14, bAmmCau1.pri, whole genome shotgun sequence DNA region contains:
- the UTP14A gene encoding U3 small nucleolar RNA-associated protein 14 homolog A, producing MATWTSSWRALRQAARARRDTRWRFAAVPACGAMAEEDPAAAAAGSGSESEEGEDGERRHRQLLEAISALSGRKRRKLAERSEASGQVSEFNVTCKGAGEKLVLSELLQPIHPKSTLGSVRKELARVKRKAAVELPLSKEEAKRVVREAAYVTTSKDVGKWQQVVLQNRRAEQLVFPLRQDIATVTPLERATSAWKARTPLEQEIFGLLHKTQQPITDPLLTPEEMASVQAMSLEEARRRRAELQKARAVQSYYEAKARRAKRIKSKKYHRVLKKSRRRQALKEFEQLHKSDPAAALARLEELEQLRMQERMSLKHQNKGKWARSRAIMAKYDLEARKAMQEQLARNKELMQKVRVEPPEEELCEVPEEDTDTTALPMPSGANPWMLGKPSGLAPEPEAQEGPRDDRVPGAVENKDEMQEEEEELSEEEALLQDFEQKRRERAGSPKGQDRDHGADETEIGAEQPRDSPVPPVCAEELGDSPVPPVCAEELGDSPVPPVCAEELVGTGPEPPPQPQEQLLLSEQLRRVQTMEDVESLAKDELVEEQEKLVTLRAGKRAQQQEKGRAGDRHTKKASAKRKMISLEAVLDGKPQEMDCPSLPVVLEEEEGGIEQRGMITEAFAGDDVVADFRREKRKAEEAGKPQPVNLVLPGWGEWGGTGLKPSARKVKRFLIKPPPAPPRKDQHLPHVIMSEKRNIHAAAHQVSELPFPFERHQQFEQSMRTPVGPTWNTQRAFQKLTAPRVITRTGHIIQPISAEDVPNTAPGSEARPEGEAMPRRRAGPGKKAVFRGKAVSKGKAVPGEKAVSRGKAVPGEKAQPQRSRAR from the exons ATGGCTACCTGGACGTCATCGTGGCGCGCTTTGCGGCAGGCCGCGAGGGCTCGGCGCGACACTCGGTGGCGCTTTGCGGCAGTACCGGCGTGCGGGGCCATGGCGGAGGAGGacccggcggcggcggcggcggggagcggcAGCGAGAGCGAGGAGGGG GAGGATGGCGAGCGGCGGCAccggcagctcctggaggcCATCAGCGCCTTGTCCGGACGGAAGCG GCGGAAACTGGCGGAGCGCTCGGAGGCGAGCGGGCAGGTGTCTGAGTTCAATGTCACCTGCAAAG GTGCTGGGGAAAAGCTGGTCCTGtcggagctgctgcagcccattCATCCCAAATCCACGCTGGGCAGTGTGAGGAAGGAGCTGGCCAGAGTGAAGCGGAAGGCGGCGGTGGAGCTGCCACTGAGCAAAGAGGAGGCCAAGAGG GTGGTGAGGGAGGCTGCTTATGTGACCACCTCGAAGGACGTGGGCAAGTGGCAGCAGGTGGTGCTGCAGAACCGGCGCGCGGAGCAGCTGGTGTTCCCCCTGCGGCAGGACATCGCCACCGTCACCCCTCTGGAGAGAGCCACCTCGGCGTGGAAG GCCCGAACTCCACTGGAGCAGGAGATCTTTGGGTTGCTCCACAAGACACAGCAGCCCATCACAGACCCGCTGCTGACGCCTGAGGAGATGGCCTCAGTGCAGGCCATGAGCTTGGAGGAG GCCCGGCGCCGGcgggcagagctgcagaaggcCCGGGCAGTGCAGTCCTACTACGAGGCCAAGGCTCGGCGAGCAAAGCGGATCAAGAGCAAGAA GTACCACCGCGTGCTCAAGAAGAGCCGGAGGCGCCAGGCCCTGAAGGAGTTTGAGCAGCTGCACAAATCGGACCCTGCGGCCGCCTTGGCacggctggaggagctggagcagctcaggatgCAG GAGCGGATGAGCCTTAAGCACCAGAACAAGGGAAAATGGGCCCGATCCAGGGCCATTATGGCCAAGTATGACCTCGAG GCCCGCAAGGccatgcaggagcagctggccAGGAACAAGGAGCTGATGCAGAAGGTGCGGGTGGAGCCCCCCGAGGAGGAGCTGTGTGAGGTGCCCGAGGAGGACACGGACACCACGGCCTTGCCCATGCCCAGTGGGGCTAATCCCTGGATGCTGGGCAAGCCCAGTGGCCTGGCCCCAGAGCCTGAGGCACAGGAGGGTCCAAGAGATGACAGAGTGCCTGGTGCTGTGGAGAACAAGGACGagatgcaggaggaggaagaggagctgtcAGAAGAAGAAGCTCTGCTGCAAGACTTCGAGCAGAAGCGACGGGAGCGGGCAGGGAGCCCCAAGGGGCAGGACAGAGACCATG GTGCTGATGAGACTGAGATTggtgctgagcagcccagggacagcccagtccccccagtctgtgctgaggagctgggggacagcccagtccccccagtctgtgctgaggagctgggggacagcccagtccccccagtctgtgctgaggagctggtGGGCACAGGGCCAGAGcctccccctcagccccaggaacagctcctgctctcGGAGCAGCTGCGCCGCGTGCAGACCATGGAGGATGTGGAGAGTCTGGCTAAGGACGAGCTTGTGGAAGAGCAGGAGAAGCTGGTAACCCTGAGAGCAGGGAAGcgagcacagcagcaggagaaaggcagagctggggacagacaTACCAAGAAAGCATCAGCCAAGAGGAAGATGATCAGCTTGGAGGCTGTGCTGGATGGGAAGCCCCAGGAGATGGACTGCCCCAGCCTGCCTGTAGtcctggaggaggag GAGGGCGGCATCGAGCAGCGCGGGATGATCACAGAGGCCTTTGCTGGGGATGATGTGGTCGCTGATTTCCGCCGGGAGAAGCGCAAGGCGGAGGAGGCGGGGAAGCCGCAGCCGGTGAACCtggtgctgccaggctggggcgAGTGGGGCGGCACGGGCCTGAAACCCAGCGCCAGGAAGGTCAAGAG GTTCCTGATCAAGCCGCCGCCGGCGCCTCCGCGGAAGGACCAGCACCTGCCCCACGTCATCATGAGCGAGAAGCGCAACATCCACGCGGCAGCGCATCAG GTCAGCGAGCTGCCCTTCCCCTTCGAGCGGCACCAGCAGTTTGAGCAGAGCATGCGGACACCCGTGGGCCCCACGTGGAACACTCAGCGAGCCTTCCAGAAGCTGACAGCCCCTCGAGTCATCACCCGCACCGGCCACATCATCCAGCCCATCTCAGCCGAGGACGTCCCCAACACGGCCCCTGGCAGCGAGGCCAGGCCTGAGGGGGAGGCCATGCCCAGGAGGAGGGCTGGGCCCGGGAAGAAGGCTGTGTTCAGGGGGAAGGCTGTGTCAAAGGGGaaggctgtgcctggggagaaGGCTGTGTCCAGGGGGaaggctgtgcctggggagaaGGCACAGCCCCAGCGCAGCAGAGCACGGTAG